In Labrus mixtus chromosome 3, fLabMix1.1, whole genome shotgun sequence, a single window of DNA contains:
- the sec22bb gene encoding vesicle-trafficking protein SEC22b-B — MVLLTMIARLADGLPLAASMQEDEQLGRDLQQYQSQAKQLFRKLNDQSPTRCTLEAGSMAFHYFIEKGVCYLVLCEASFPKKLAFAYLEDLQAEFHEQHGKKVPTVSRPYSFIEFDTYIQKTKKSYIDSRARRNLGSINTELQDVQRIMVANIEEVLQRGEALSALDSKASNLSSLSKKYRSDAKYLNTRSTYAKLAAGGVFFIMLIVYVRFWWL, encoded by the exons ATGGTGCTGCTGACGATGATCGCACGGCTGGCCGACGGCCTGCCTTTGGCCGCCTCGatgcaggaggacgagcag ctgGGTCGGGACCTTCAGCAGTATCAGAGTCAAGCAAAGCAGCTCTTCAGGAAACTCAATGATCAGAGTCCAACACGCTGCACTTTAGAGGCTGGTTCCATGGCATTTCA CTATTTTATAGAGAAAGGAGTGTGCTACCTTGTGCTGTGTGAAGCCAGCTTTCCAAAGAAGCTGGCCTTTGCTTACCTTGAAGACCTGCAGGCGGAGTTTCACGAGCAGCATGGAAAGAAGGTGCCCACAGTGTCCCGGCCTTACTCCTTCATTGAATTTG ACACCTACATCCAAAAAACCAAGAAATCGTACATCGACAGTCGAGCACGGAGGAATCTGGGCAGCATCAATACAGAGCTCCAGGACGTCCAGAGGATCATGGTGGCAAACATAGAGGAGGTGCTGCAGAGGGGAGAGGCGCTCTCTG CGCTCGACTCCAAGGCCAGCAACCTGTCCAGCCTGTCGAAGAAGTACCGGAGCGACGCCAAGTATCTCAACACTCGCTCCACCTATGCCAAGCTGGCAGCCGGTGGTGTCTTTTTCATCATGCTCATTGTCTATGTCCGCTTCTGGTGgctctga